In Nicotiana tabacum cultivar K326 chromosome 11, ASM71507v2, whole genome shotgun sequence, a single window of DNA contains:
- the LOC107771760 gene encoding mitogen-activated protein kinase kinase kinase 18-like, translating into MDWIRGATIGHGSSAAVSIAVSRCSGEIFAVKSVELSQSECLQKEQKILSTLSSPYIVGYKGYDVTGENNEDMLNLMMEYMPGGTLTHEIGRQGGRLNEQLIGYFTKQIIQGLDYLHSKGLVHCDIKGRNILLCETGAKIADFGCARSVDQAKWNGGTPMFMAPEVARGEEQGFAADIWALGCTIIEMATGASPWTTVSNPASLLYHIAFSGQNPEIPEFLSSKTRDFVSKCLTRDPKQRWSAKQLLSHPFLEESDSNSKVDEEFITSSPTSILDQRIWNSAEESETVNNSTQTISSMDSPLQRVTKLCTQSGKPEWRWDESWITVRNCSENNRGDGGNLVSKMLEINCIDSLFCCSTSRIQHRAVISSLNFDRHIRSSVNKITH; encoded by the coding sequence ATGGACTGGATAAGAGGCGCCACCATCGGCCACGGCTCCTCTGCTGCTGTCTCGATCGCCGTGTCACGCTGCTCGGGCGAGATATTTGCTGTCAAATCGGTGGAGCTGTCACAGTCAGAGTGTTTGCAAAAGGAGCAGAAAATTTTGTCCACTTTGAGCTCCCCTTATATAGTTGGCTACAAGGGGTACGATGTAACAGGAGAGAACAACGAGGACATGCTCAATCTTATGATGGAGTACATGCCCGGCGGAACACTCACCCATGAAATAGGGAGACAGGGAGGCAGGTTGAATGAGCAGTTGATCGGATATTTCACGAAGCAAATTATTCAAGGATTAGACTACCTACATTCGAAAGGCCTCGTGCATTGCGACATTAAGGGACGCAACATTCTGTTATGTGAAACAGGTGCCaaaattgcagattttggttGTGCTAGGTCAGTCGATCAGGCTAAATGGAACGGTGGCACGCCTATGTTCATGGCACCAGAAGTAGCTCGAGGCGAAGAACAAGGGTTTGCAGCTGATATATGGGCATTAGGATGCACTATTATAGAAATGGCCACTGGTGCCTCACCCTGGACAACAGTTAGCAACCCAGCTTCATTGCTTTACCATATTGCATTTTCTGGCCAAAACCCAGAAATTCCAGAATTTTTGTCTTCAAAAACAAGGGATTTTGTAAGTAAATGCTTGACCAGAGATCCAAAACAGAGATGGTCCGCTAAACAGCTCCTCAGCCATCCGTTTCTTGAAGAATCAGATTCAAACAGCAAGGTAGATGAAGAGTTCATAACAAGTTCCCCAACAAGCATTCTTGATCAACGCATTTGGAATTCAGCGGAGGAATCAGAAACCGTCAACAATTCAACACAAACAATTAGTTCAATGGATTCTCCTCTGCAAAGGGTAACAAAATTGTGTACGCAATCAGGAAAACCAGAGTGGAGATGGGATGAGAGTTGGATCACAGTCAGAAATTGCAGTGAAAATAACAGAGGAGATGGTGGCAATTTAGTTAGTAAGATGTTGGAAATAAATTGCATAGATAGccttttttgttgtagtacttcTAGGATACAACATAGAGCTGTAATTAGCAGTCTCAATTTTGACAGACATATTAGAAGTTCAGTAAATAAAATTACTCATTAA